The genomic window GGGGGACCGCGTCAGGCCCGCGGGACCGGAGCGCCACTCCCAGGAGcaaccccctccccagctccccgaGACTCAGCCGAGGGCTTCTGGTCCCGGATCTGTCCTGGGTGGACAGGAGCCGCGCACCGCAGAGTCCAGAGCCAAACGAGGCAGGACTCAGATCTGCATTTTGGAAACAGGGATCCATGGAGGAAAGGAGCAGATCCCTCAACAAGTTTTGTAACAGCGTCCCAGCCGTGCCGACTGTACCCGTCCTGCGTGCTTCCAAAGCCCTAGGCTACCTCAGCGACAGCCGCCGGAGCCACGCGAGTCCACTTCTGGGTCGGGCCCCTGTCCGCCCATGCCTGTCGCGAGGGCCAGCTCCCCGCCCTCGGGAAAGGCTCCAGACCCACccactccttcccccacccccacgccccagggctgcctcccctCCTTCCGCCTGGCGTCCAGGCCTTACCATGCCGTCGGAGCAGTTGGAACGCGGGCTAGACGCGTCCGAGTCGCCGCTGTAGTGCTCGCCGCCGCGGCCTGGGGGCAGTGGGCCGGGCGCGTAGAAGGCGGTGGCGCCAGGGCCCGCGGCGTCCTGGGCGCGCAGCAGAGCCTGCAGGCCCTCGATGTAGCGGATGGCGTTGCGCAGGATCTCCACCTTGGGCAGCCGCTGGTTGGGGTTGCTGGACGTGCAGCGCTTGAGCGTCTCGAAGGCCTCGTTCACTTTGCTCAGGCGGCGCCGCTCGCGCATGGTGGCGGCCTTGCGCCGGTCAGCGTTGGTGGTCTTGCGCTTGCACGCCTTGCAGgcccacagcaggcagcggcCGGCCTGGTGGTGCCCGCTGGGCGCGCGCACATGCTCGTCCTCGCGCGCGCCCGGGGCCTGGTGCACGGCGGCGGGGAAATGCGTGTGCTCCTCGGGCTTCAGGAGCGCGCCCACGTGCACCAGGCGCGGATCCAGGTCCTCGAAGAAGCGCAGATCCGAGGAGTCGAAACACGGGTCGTCATAGAAGTCGTCCGCT from Oryctolagus cuniculus chromosome 1, mOryCun1.1, whole genome shotgun sequence includes these protein-coding regions:
- the MYOD1 gene encoding myoblast determination protein 1, producing the protein MELLSPPLRDVDLTGPDGSLCSFAAADDFYDDPCFDSSDLRFFEDLDPRLVHVGALLKPEEHTHFPAAVHQAPGAREDEHVRAPSGHHQAGRCLLWACKACKRKTTNADRRKAATMRERRRLSKVNEAFETLKRCTSSNPNQRLPKVEILRNAIRYIEGLQALLRAQDAAGPGATAFYAPGPLPPGRGGEHYSGDSDASSPRSNCSDGMMDYSGPPSGARRRNCYDGAYYSQAPSEPRPGKSAAVSSLDCLSSIVERISTESPAAPALLLADAPPESPPRQQEAAAESEGERGAPTPAPDTAPRCPATANPNPIYQVL